From the genome of Gracilibacillus salitolerans, one region includes:
- a CDS encoding carbohydrate ABC transporter permease, giving the protein MEAKSKLEKFIVTLLLVLGGISVSLPFIWMILSSFKTEREVLQIPPTLFPQNPTFQNYLELFQSLNFDVYLRNTLIIVFFSMIGLLLNTMAGYGFGKFEFRGKEIWFMVVLVTMMLPGQITMIPTYLILNEMGLTNTMTGIVLPGLIVAFNIFLIRQFMVTVPDDLIEAARLDGAGEIYIFFKLIIPLAKPILSVQVILTFIASWNSFLWPLIIANDQRLYTLSVGLSLLQDQYATNYGLQMAGSAIMVIPILIIFMIFQKYLVEGFNVSGIK; this is encoded by the coding sequence ATGGAAGCTAAGAGTAAATTGGAAAAGTTTATTGTTACACTTTTACTCGTCTTAGGTGGTATTTCAGTCTCTTTACCATTTATATGGATGATATTAAGTTCTTTTAAAACGGAGAGAGAAGTTTTGCAGATACCGCCAACATTATTTCCTCAAAATCCAACTTTTCAAAATTATTTGGAGTTATTCCAAAGTCTAAATTTTGATGTGTATTTAAGAAATACCTTGATTATCGTATTTTTTTCAATGATAGGCTTGTTACTAAATACTATGGCTGGATATGGTTTTGGGAAGTTCGAATTTAGAGGGAAAGAAATTTGGTTTATGGTAGTACTCGTTACCATGATGCTGCCAGGACAAATAACAATGATCCCAACCTATTTAATTCTTAACGAAATGGGCTTAACGAATACGATGACTGGAATAGTATTACCAGGATTAATCGTTGCCTTTAATATATTTTTAATCAGACAATTTATGGTTACAGTACCAGATGATTTGATTGAGGCAGCTCGACTAGATGGTGCAGGAGAAATATATATTTTCTTTAAATTGATTATTCCATTAGCGAAACCAATTTTATCAGTACAAGTGATACTAACATTTATCGCATCATGGAATAGTTTTTTGTGGCCATTAATTATTGCAAACGATCAAAGATTATACACATTGTCAGTAGGGTTATCGTTATTACAAGATCAATATGCTACAAACTATGGATTGCAAATGGCTGGTTCGGCTATTATGGTAATTCCAATTCTCATCATTTTTATGATTTTCCAAAAATATCTAGTCGAAGGTTTTAACGTATCGGGAATAAAGTAA